One stretch of Zingiber officinale cultivar Zhangliang chromosome 6B, Zo_v1.1, whole genome shotgun sequence DNA includes these proteins:
- the LOC121988468 gene encoding aminotransferase ALD1 homolog: protein MGFIAFPPKSIHHLKAGPSCIIRKQVKMGIVCHLKVARNGNMEKLQNGYLFPEISMRQMVHMEKYPNAKIISLGIGDTTEPIPLIIASAMSEYSHQLSTKEGYQGYGAEQGDKELRKAIAATIYKDMGIKHTEVFISDGAQCDISRIQLLFGSNATIAVQDPTFPAYVDSSIIIGQTGEFMRSSGKYGGIEYMKCGPENSFFPDFAGVPRTDIIFFCSPNNPTGHAASREQLEQLVEVASRNGSVIVYDSAYSAYVSDGSPTSIYEIPGAKEVAIEISSFSKLAGFTGIRLGWTVVPHELSFSNGFPIHKDFDRIVCTCFNGASNIAQRGGLACLSKEGSKAMRKVIQVYKENARVLAETFASMGLQVYGGSNSPYVWVHFPGRKSWQVFTEILEKTHIITVPGSGFGPGGEGFIRVSSFNSRECIREACHRLKNFL, encoded by the exons ATGGGGTTCATTGCCTTTCCACCAAA GTCAATTCATCATCTCAAGGCAGGGCCTTCATGCATTATCAGAAAACAAGTCAAAATGG GCATAGTGTGCCATTTAAAGGTTGCTCGCAATGGAAATATGGAGAAACTTCAAAATGGATATCTGTTTCCTGAG ATTTCAATGAGGCAAATGGTTCATATGGAGAAGTATCCAAATGCCAAAATCATCAGCTTGGGGATTGGTGACACAACTGAGCCTATTCCTCTCATTATAGCATCTGCTATGTCTGAG TATTCTCATCAACTCTCCACCAAGGAAGGCTATCAGGGCTACGGAGCAGAGCAAGGAGATAAA GAACTGAGGAAGGCAATTGCAGCAACTATTTACAAAGACATGGGCATCAAACACACTGAAGTCTTCATCTCAGATGGTGCACAATGCGATATCTCTAGAATTCAG CTGTTGTTCGGATCCAATGCCACAATTGCAGTGCAAGATCCCACCTTTCCA gCTTATGTGGATTCGAGCATCATAATCGGGCAGACAGGCGAATTCATGAGGAGCAGCGGCAAGTACGGAGGGATCGAGTACATGAAATGCGGGCCGGAGAACTCCTTCTTCCCTGACTTCGCCGGCGTCCCGAGGACCGACATCATCTTCTTCTGCTCGCCTAACAATCCGACGGGCCACGCCGCTTCGAGGGAGCAGCTGGAGCAGCTGGTGGAGGTGGCGAGCAGGAATGGCTCAGTCATCGTCTACGACTCTGCTTATTCTGCTTATGTTTCAGACGGCAGTCCTACTTCCATCTACGAAATCCCCGGCGCTAAAGAGGTAGCCATTGAGATCTCATCCTTCTCGAAACTCGCTGGATTCACCGGCATCCGTCTCGGATGGACAGTGGTGCCGCACGAGCTTTCATTCTCCAATGGCTTCCCCATTCACAAGGACTTCGACCGCATCGTCTGCACGTGCTTCAACGGCGCGTCCAACATCGCACAGAGAGGTGGCTTGGCGTGCCTCTCGAAGGAAGGCAGCAAGGCCATGAGGAAGGTGATCCAAGTTTACAAGGAGAATGCGAGGGTGTTAGCTGAGACATTTGCTTCGATGGGTCTCCAGGTTTATGGGGGCAGTAATTCTCCTTATGTTTGGGTTCACTTCCCTGGAAGGAAATCTTGGCAAGTTTTTACTGAAATCCTCGAGAAGACTCACATAATTACAGTGCCAGGGAGTGGATTTGGCCCTGGTGGCGAAGGCTTCATCAGAGTTAGCTCATTCAACAGCAGGGAGTGCATCCGAGAAGCATGCCACAGGCTCAAGAACTTTCTCTGA